The Streptomyces europaeiscabiei genome window below encodes:
- a CDS encoding dienelactone hydrolase family protein translates to MNIMLFHSTYGPRPAVREAADRLRAAGHEVWTPDLFDGRTFDTVEDGMAFNKELGREELLKRAVLAAAPYSGRGLVYAGFSLGAATAQTLALGDKNARGLLLLHGTSDIAATASVDDLPVQLHIAEPDPFEPDDWLSAWYLQMRKAGADVEVYRYAGAGHLYTDPGLPDYDEEAAEATWRVALGFLDSL, encoded by the coding sequence ATGAACATCATGCTCTTCCACTCGACCTACGGTCCGAGGCCCGCCGTGCGCGAGGCCGCGGACCGGCTGCGCGCCGCCGGACACGAGGTGTGGACCCCCGACCTCTTCGACGGGCGGACATTCGACACGGTCGAGGACGGCATGGCCTTCAACAAGGAGCTGGGCAGGGAGGAGCTTCTCAAGCGGGCGGTCCTGGCCGCCGCGCCCTACTCGGGGCGGGGACTCGTCTACGCCGGGTTCTCCCTGGGCGCCGCGACCGCACAGACCCTGGCCCTGGGCGACAAGAACGCGCGCGGGCTGCTGCTTCTGCACGGCACGTCGGACATCGCCGCCACCGCGTCCGTGGACGACCTGCCCGTCCAGCTGCACATCGCCGAGCCGGACCCCTTCGAGCCGGACGACTGGCTGAGCGCCTGGTACCTCCAGATGCGCAAGGCCGGCGCCGACGTCGAGGTCTACAGATACGCCGGTGCCGGCCACCTCTACACCGACCCCGGGCTGCCGGACTACGACGAGGAGGCCGCCGAGGCCACCTGGCGGGTGGCGCTCGGCTTCCTCGACTCGCTCTGA
- a CDS encoding mechanosensitive ion channel family protein: MENLLRPLIVIGGSVVLTLLIGWTTDLLLRKADQRHHETPLWGLLRRGRIPYQLVLCAAFLRASYDEAQLLEQHRTGIGRTLTLVLIGATAWLVIQIVAAVVETTYSRYARAHRDPARVRRVRTQVTLIMRVVSAIVGVVAVASMLLTFPAMRAAGASLLASAGVLGIVAGIAAQSTLSNLFAGLQIAFGDMVRLGDVVVVEGEWGTVDEITLTFLTVRTWDERRITMPVSYFTSKPFENWSRGGAQMTGTVFLHVDHAAPLPAMRDRLRDILRSCPAWDGRHYDLTVTDSTPSAMEVRALVTAKDPDDLWTVRVTVREQLIHWLTESHPYALPRVNTADAVLPPNHPNGHTDGLSPRITRGRVHEPPRSAGRG; the protein is encoded by the coding sequence ATGGAGAATCTACTCCGCCCATTGATCGTCATCGGTGGCTCGGTCGTCCTCACGCTGCTCATCGGCTGGACGACCGACCTGCTGCTGCGCAAGGCGGACCAGCGGCACCACGAGACACCTCTGTGGGGCCTGCTGCGCCGCGGTCGCATCCCCTATCAGCTGGTCCTGTGCGCTGCCTTCCTCAGAGCCTCGTACGACGAGGCGCAGCTGCTGGAACAGCACCGGACCGGCATCGGGCGCACCCTGACGCTGGTGCTGATCGGTGCGACGGCCTGGCTGGTGATCCAGATCGTGGCGGCGGTCGTGGAGACGACGTACAGCCGTTACGCCCGCGCCCACCGCGATCCGGCCCGGGTGCGCCGGGTGCGGACGCAGGTGACGTTGATCATGCGGGTCGTCTCGGCGATCGTCGGTGTGGTGGCCGTGGCCTCGATGCTGCTGACCTTCCCGGCGATGCGCGCGGCCGGCGCCTCACTGCTGGCCTCGGCCGGGGTGCTGGGCATCGTCGCCGGTATCGCCGCGCAGTCCACGCTGAGCAACCTCTTCGCCGGGCTGCAGATCGCCTTCGGCGACATGGTCCGCCTCGGTGACGTGGTCGTGGTGGAGGGCGAGTGGGGCACGGTCGACGAGATCACCCTCACCTTCCTGACGGTCCGCACCTGGGACGAGCGCCGCATCACGATGCCGGTCTCGTACTTCACCTCGAAGCCCTTCGAGAACTGGTCCCGCGGCGGCGCCCAGATGACCGGCACGGTCTTCCTCCATGTCGACCACGCCGCACCGCTGCCCGCGATGCGCGACCGGCTCCGCGACATCCTCCGTTCCTGCCCCGCCTGGGACGGCCGCCACTACGACCTGACCGTCACCGACTCGACCCCCTCCGCCATGGAGGTCCGCGCCCTCGTCACCGCCAAGGACCCGGACGACCTGTGGACCGTCCGCGTCACCGTCCGCGAACAGCTCATCCACTGGCTCACCGAGAGCCACCCGTACGCCCTTCCCCGCGTCAACACCGCCGACGCGGTCCTCCCCCCGAACCATCCCAACGGCCACACGGACGGCCTGTCACCCCGCATCACGCGAGGCCGCGTCCACGAGCCACCGAGGTCCGCGGGCAGGGGATGA